From Micromonospora carbonacea:
CGTGCTGGGTGGACCGGGCGATCAGTTCCTTGATCGGGGCGCCCATGAGGGTGCCAACGCGGAGGCTGTGGATTAGGGTGCCGGGGCGGCTGTCGTAGGTCACGGTGTCCTCCGGGGTCGGCTGGTGCGGATGAGTGCGCCGATGGCCTGGGAGAGCCAGACGAAGTCAGTACGGGTGACTCGCAGCCTGTTCCGGACGGCTCGCAAGATCATCCGCAAGGTAGACCCGGATTCCGTAAGGTTCGGGTGGACACGACAACTTGCAAGCGTAGCGCAGCAAGTTGTGGATCCTGTTACCGGATCTCGCCGCCAACGGGGGCGTTAGCGGCAGCGTGCCCTAACCCGACGAGCGCCCGACGTCGTCGGAGCAAGTTGGAGTAGAAGTCTGACTATTGGTCAGACGGGCCGCGTGGCGGCCGGGCAGATCAGGGCGGCGTCGGCCCGCGGGAAGGGTGGTCGACGTGGCTGAGCCGCCGCAGGTCGGTGTGGTCCGGTTCGGTGCCAGTGAGCGCCGGCGGCGTGCCCACATCGATGATGATCCGCGGGTGCCCGGGTGACCGTGCGGCTGTCCGAGGCGGAACGGACGGCGGTCGAGGCGAACGCGGCGGCGGCCCGGATGGCCACCTCGGCGTACCTGGCGGAGGCCGGTTTGGTACCGCTCGTACCCGCCCCGCCCGGTCAAGGTGGGGGCGGGGAGACGGGCCCGTTGCTGGTCGAGTTGATGGGCGTGCACCGGCAGGTGCAGGGCGCGGCGGCCAACCTCAAACCAAGCGGTGACACGGCTGCACTCGACCGGTGAGCCGGCCGGGGACCTGGCCGCCACCCAGGTAACCAACCCTCCGGCGAACCGGGGAAACCTCAGGCGTGCACTTCACCAACTTCACGGTCCAGGGCAAAGCGGTCACCAGCCAGACCGATTCGGATGCGAGCTGGAACATCAACGCTTACGTCTCGAGCGTCACCTTCTCCACGCCGCCCCCGACTACGGCGCCGCCGAGCCAGTCCGGTGCCTGCGAGGTGGGCTACACGATGAACTCCTGGAACGACGGGTTCACCGCCAGCATCCGGGACCGGCGACGGATATGGCGGATACGGATGCGTTCGAGTCATGGTCGGTCCGGGCGGGATCGCGTCCTGCCGGACCGGTGCGTCCACGTCGGCCACGGCACCTGGCAGCCCGTTCACAGCATGGAAACATAAGAATTAATCTGGTTCTCCGCTCCTTTGTGGACCTTGGCGGTCGTCGATGTCATGCTCATGTGCGAGCGTCTATCGTTGTCGTGCGAGGATGGGGAACGCCTGTGCTGCTTGGTTCGCCATCGACTTCGTCGCCGCCCGCGTGCGGCCGTCGGTGTGGGTTTGCCGCCGGGGCTGACGGCCCGCGCCTCGTCGACGCCCCGATCCACGGCCAGAACGGGAAGGTGGCGGTCACATGAAGGTTCTCGTAATCGGTGGTGGTCCGGCTGGGAGCACTGCGGCGACGGCAATGGCCCAGGCCGGACTCGACGTGCGGCTCATCGAGAGCGCCCACTTTCCGCGATACCATGTGGGTGAGTCGCTCACGCCGTCGTGCCGGGTGGTGCTGGATGCGATCGGCTTGTCGAAGATTGTCGATGACTACGGTTTCGTGAAGAAGAACGGAGGCGTCATCCACTGGGATGACGACCAGTGGGCGTTCGACTGGCACGAGCAGTCCGGGGTGCAGTCGTGGCAGGTGGATCGAAGCGAGTTCGACACGCTGCTGCTGGAGCACGCCCGCCAGAACGGGGTTGCCGTCACCACCGGCGTCACCGGTCGGTCGGTGCGGTTTGCCGACGGCCGACCAGTGGCCGTGGAGTGCTCCCCGGAGGACGGTGAGTCCTTCACCATAGATGATTTCGACTTTCTGATTGACGCCACCGGGCGTAACGGGCTGCTCAGCGCCCGTCACTTCGGCAACCGTGAGTCGCTGAGCAACCTACGGAATGTCGGCATCTGGGGCTACTGGACCGGTGCCAGCCTACTGCCCGACACGCCGACCGGAGGAATCAATATCATTTCCTCGCCAGAGGGTTGGTACTGGGTGATTCCGCTGGCCGGCGGGCGGATGAGTATCGGTTACGTCACCACCAAGGACGCCTTCGCCCGTGATCGTCACGAGCACCCGTCGTCGGATGAACTGTACCGGCACCTGATCGCGGCATCGCCGACCGTGGCGGGCCTGACCGCAGGGGCGGCGTTCATCGGTAGTACGAGGGTCGAGACCGACTACTCGTACATCGCGGATCAGTTCTGCGGGCCAGGTTACGCGATCGTGGGTGACGCGGCGTGTTTCCTGGATCCGCTCTTGTCCACCGGCGTGCATCTCGCGCTCTACAGTGCTTTGACTGCGGCCGCGTGCCTCGCTTCGGTGGACCGTGGCGAGGTCAGCGAAACCGAGGCCCTCAGATTCTTCGAGTTTGCCTACCGTCGTGCGTACATGCGTCTCTTTGCGCTGGTGAGCATCATGTACGAGCGCTATCTCGGTAAGGACGGCTTCTTCCTCACGTCCGACCGGTTGATCGGAGACGAGCAACCCGCACAGGCGGAGGAAGGCGTTTCGTCCCGTTCCTTCGCGGAGATCATCGGTGGCCTTTCTGACCTGCGTGAGGCAGCCAACTCGTCCACCCGTGTCATCACCGATCAACTGCGGGAGGAGGCGGTGCGGGTGCAGATGCGGGCCGTACGCGCACCGGACTCCACTGGGCCCGACTTCACCCCGGTTCGCGGCAACCCTCTCTCCGATGCGGAGTCGGCTGACTACCGCCTCGTCACCAGCCCGCAGCTAGGCCTCGAGCGGGTCCGTGAGCCACGTCCCTGAACTCGGCAAAGGTCGCTCTTCCTCCTGGCCTCGACGATCCGCGCCGGACGCGGGCTCGCCGGACAAGGCAGGTCTGCGCCTGCCGTGGAGGTCGGACGTGCCGACTGCGCGAACCTGTCTCGTGGTCGCGTAGCTGATCGTGGTTGCCCCGGCCGTGCGGCCGGGGCAACCTGAGGGCCGTGCGGCCAGGGTGACCTGGGGTCCGTGCGGGATGTGGACGCCGGGTTGTGCCGGCCCGCTGACCGCGACCGGCCGAACAACCTCTGGCACCCCCTCGACGGGCCCGGCGGGCACGACTACGGCGCACGAGGCGACCGTCGCCCGTCGTCCCCGGGCTGCCGAACGCCCGTGGTGGCTCGGCGGAATGCGCGCCAGGGGCGAAGCGCGGCGGAGCACCTGGTTGCCTCGTCGGCCGGGTCGGTGCCGACCGTTCAGGCGGCATACACCTCCAGCCGGGAGAGCTGGCCCGCGGGCCAGCCGGTGTTGCCGGTGATGTGGACCCGGACGTACCGCCGCGAGGTGGCGGCGAAGGAGACGGTCACCTGGTTGCCGGTGGCCGGGTCGAAGACCCGACCGGCCGGGGCGACGATCGTCTGCCAGGTGGTGCCGTCGGTGCTGCCTTGGATCGAGAGAGTCTGGGTACGCGTCGCCCAGGCGGCCGACGGTGGCAGCCCGAGCACCACCCGGCCGACCGGGCTGGCCGAGCCGAGATCCACCTGCACCCACTGCGGGAACGTGCCACCGACGCTCTCCCAGTAGCTGTGGGCGTCACCGTCGACCACGTTTCCGCCAACGTACCCCTGGGTGTGGCTGCTCGTCGCGGTCGGTCGGCCCCGGGCCAGGTCGGTCGCGGGAGGCGGCGGGGCGGTGGTCGCGTACACCTCGACCTGGGCGAGCTGCGCCGACGGCCAGCCGGTGTTGCCGGTGACCGTCACCCGGACGTGCCGGGCGGTGGTGGTCGGCACGGTGACGGTCGCGGTGTTGCCGGTGCCCGGGTCGAAGCGGACCGCGGTCGCCGCGACGAGCGTGGTGAAGGTCGCGCCGTCGGTGCTGCCCTGCACCGACAGGGTCTGGATCCGGGCCCCCCAGCCGTCCGGCAGGGCGAGGACGAGCCGGGACACCGGATGGGCCGCGCCGAGGTCGACCTGCCACCACTGGGGGAAGACGCCGTTGGTGGACTCCCAGTAGCTGGACCGGTCGCCGTCGACCGCGTTGCCGGCGGTGAACGGGCCGTTCTGGCTGCTGGCGCTGGTCGGGCGGCCGGCGGCGAGGTTGCCCCCGGGTGGTGGCGGCGTGCCCACCACCGGTGGGGTCGGCCGGACCGCGGTGAGGGCGAGCTGGCCCTTGAGCATCCGGCCACCGTCGGCGGTGATCCGCAGGTAGTAGTCGGCGGAGCAGAAGGTGCCGTCCTCGTCGAGGGACCGGATGCCGACGCCGGCCGGCGTGGTCGCCTGCGTCTCGCTGGTCTTGGCGATCTGGTTGCCCTCGTTGTACTCGTCGAACATCGACACGTAGAGACCCTGCGCGCCCAGCCGGACCATGTTGTAGAGGTGCCGCCAGTAGAAGTCGCCGTGGCGGCGGTGCCCGGAGGAGAGGTCGCCCGGCATCACGCAGGGTTGGTAGTCGATGCCGTGGGCGGCGCAGTCGGCCAGGTCGGGGACGTTGACGTTCGTGTGGAACCAGTCCAGCCCGTCCAGCGTGCCGGTCCGCCCGACCATCCACGGCGAGAGCATGTGGAAGGCGTGGTAGACCTCGGAGAACCCGGGCCGGGAGTCGTTGATGCCCTGCCGCCAGTACGTCGGCACGCCGCCGATGACGTAACAGCCCTGGGCCTTGAACCACTGCACCACGTCCAGGCAGGGTGCCGGGGCGAACGGGCGGCCGTCGTCGTTGAAGCCGAACCCCCAGATGCACACCGCCGGCTTGCCGTTCTGCCGCGCGTACGCCGGGGAGGCGGTGTGCGCGGACATCTTCGTCGTCCAGTCCTCCTTGATCTGGGACTGCATGGACGTCCAACCGGTGACGTCGTACATGATGTAGAACCTGCGGCCGTGCCGTTCGGCGGCGTCGCGGACCTTGACCGTCATCGCGTCGCGGGTCGGCCCCTCGTCGCCGACCGGGTTGAACCGCTGTAACGCGGCGGTGTCGCAGCCGTGGTCGCGCATCCACCGGAAGTGGGTGTCGACGGTCTGCTGGTCGTAGGAGGAGAAGAGCTGTGCCGGCTGGCCGTTGCCGAGCGCCGGGTAGGCGGTGGCGTAGCCGTGCGGGTACTCCCGCATGTCGGGCCAGGACACGATGGTCGTGTTGTTCGGTGACGGTGGCTGGAACCGGTCCCGGCCCCAGTGCCACCAGCCGCCGATCGGCGCGCTGTCGCCCGGGCAGCTGAACCAACCCTGGTAGCCGACGGTGATCTTGCCGACCACGTCGCCCGGCGGGCTGGCTGCGGCGGCCGACGCGGTACCGCCCGGCAGCAGGTCGCGGGGCGGGACGGCGGCCAGCGCGGTGCCGGCCGCCACGGCTCCGATGAGCGTACGGCGGGTGAGTCCCATGGCGATGCCTCCTCTTGAGGGCTGGGAGGAGCGGACGGTCGGTGGTGCGGGCGGGTGGGGCTCGACGTGGGATGTCACCGTCGGCGAGTGGCGACATCCCACGTCGGGGATCGGCGGGCTCAGCCGCCGGTGATGGAGAAGCTCGATCCGGGTTGCGTGACGATGTGGCCGTCGGCCGAGTTGGTGATGGTGACGTTGGTCAGCCGGGCGTTGCCGCGGGCACCGGCCATCGCCAGGATGCCGGCACCGTGGTTCGACTTGTCGATCTTCACGTTGGTGATCGCGACGTTCGGCATGTTGCCGCCGCCGGTCTTGAACTGGATGCCGTCGTAGGTCGAGTCGTGGATCTCGGTGTCGCGGATGGTGACGCCGGTGATGTCGGAACCGGCCGGGAACAGGGTGATCGCGCCGAACTCCTGGTCCTCGTTCCAGAAGACGCCGCCGCACCGGTGGAGCGCGTTGTTGGCGATCAGCGTCGTGCCCGAGAAGGGCAGCGGGCTGTGGTCCGTCGCCAGCATGATGCCCGGGTAGTTCATCGTGTCGTAGATCAGGTTGTTCTCGATGGTGTTGCCGTAGCCGCCGTAGATCGCGATGCCGTTCGCCCGCCAGGGCAACTGGACGGTGTTGTTGACGAAGTGGTTGTCGTGCGCGACGTCCACCGACGGGTCCTTGACGCGGGGGTTGGCCCAGACGGCCAGGGCGTCGTCACCGGTGGTACGGAACGACGAGTTGAACACGCGCGAGTTGCGGGTGCCGTTGGAGAAGTTGATGCCGTCGGCGTAGGTGTTGCGGATCCGCATGCCGCTGAACTCGAGGCCGTCCCCGGGGTTCCAGTACGCCGGGGTGTCCGAGTAGTCCCGGCCGACCCAGGCGCCGACGTTGACGTGTTCGATCCAGACGTTGCTGATCTTCGTGTTCCGGCCGAGCCGTCCGTTGATCCCGTGGCCGCGGTGGGCCCGGTTGGTCGTCATGCCGAAGATGGCGAGGTCCGAGATCTGGGTGTTGTCGTCGATGTCGAAGCCGACGTTGCCCTCGTGCGGGTGGTTGATGTTGCCCACCACGTTCTGTGGCTCGGTCAGGGTGTAGAGCTGGGAGTGCCACATGCCGGCACCCCGGATGGTGACGTTGCGGATGCCCTGCTGGTTGTACTGCCCACGGGTCGGGTCCGGCGAGAGGATCTTCTGCTCCTGCCGCCACTGACCGGCCGGGATCCAGACGCAGCCGATGACGCCGTTCTGGTCGTCGGTCACGGCCCGCTGGATGGCGGCGGTGTCGTCGAGCCCGTCGTTGGGCACCGCCCCGTAGGACGTGATCGAGGTGCACTCGGCCGGCTTGCTGGCCGGGGGAGCCACCTGCTCCAGGTCGATGAGATCGATGATGTAGAACGCCGCCGTGTCGGCGGCGTCCCGCTGGAGCCGGAACCGGGTGCCGGCCGGGTAGGACTGGGCCAGCAGCGCGTGCGACTCGTCGAACAACCGCCGCGCGTCGGCCTGCGGGGTGTTGGTCAACGACTCGGTGTCGTCGGTGGTGCCGTAGAGCCAGCTGTGCCTCGACGAGAGGGTCACCTTCTGCACGAACGTGTCGTTGACGTAGAGGCTGAGGCTGGCGGTGATGCCGCCGCCGTTCGGGGCGTCCGGGATGGAGTTGCGCACCACGATCGAGTTGGCCGGGTTGGTCGAGGTGAACTCCACGAACTGCCCGGTGCTGGTCAGCCGCACCGACTTGCGCCCGGAGGACTCGGTGCCGAAGTTGGTGTGCCCGAACGTGCGCAGCGGGTCGGCCTCGATCAGGGTGCCCTGGTAACGGGCGGCCTCGGCCTCGTATTCGACCCACGGCGTCGCCGCGCCGCGCCCCACCACGATCGACCGGGTGAACGAGTTGTTGGACTCGTTGGTCTCGGCGACGACGTTGGTGGCGTCGGCGGTGGCGGTGAGGATGGCTCCCCCGGCCGTGGCGGTCCACGTGCCGCTGATCGCCACGGTGACGGTGGCACCGGCGGCCACGGTGGCGGTGGTGCCGGTCAGCGTGGTGCCGCCCACCACGAGCCGGGTGACCGACGAGGCGGTGGTGCCGGTGATCCCGCGGTTGCGGACCGCCACGGTGAACGTGACCGCCGCCCCGACCGGCGGGTTCGACGGGGTGGAGCTGATGTCCACGACCTGGAGGTCGGGGCCGGGCGCCTGGGTGACCACCAGGTCGGTGGACGCGGTGAAGGTGTTGTTGTCGTTGTTCTGCTCGGCGACCGTGTTGGCCGGGTCGACCACCGCCGAGACGCGGTAGCTGCCCATCGGCTGCGTCCCGATGGTCGCCGTGACGGTGGCCGAGGCGCCGGCGGCGAGCGCACCCACCGGAGCGCTGCCCACCACCGTGCCGCCCAGCCTGAAGTCCACCTTCGTCGCGCCCGCGACGGCGGTGCCCGCGTTGCGGACCGTGGCCGACAGCGTGACCGGAGTGGCCTCGCTCGGCGTGGCCGGGGTCCAGCTCGCCGTGGTGACCACCAGGTCGGGGTTCGGTGCCCAGGTGCCCCGCACCTGGAGGTCGGCGACCTGCCCGCCCGGCGCGCCGGTGTTGCCGAGGAACCTCAGTTGCAGGTCGGCCACCCGGCCGGTGACCGGGATCGTCACCGTGTTCTGGTTGCCCGACGGGCTGAAGGAGTAGGCGGCGGCGGCCTTCAGCGAGGTGAAGCCGCCGGCCGTGTCGGTGCGGCCCAGGACCTCGAGGTTCTGCGTACGGGGGCCCCAGGCCGGATCCGGGTTGAGCTTGATCACGACCGCCGTGAGGTCGGCGCCCGCGCCCAGCTTCACGGTGAGGGTGGCCGGGAACCCGGCGGACTCCCAGTACGAAGTGGGGCTGCTGTCGTTGGCGTTGGCCGCGACGAAGGAGAACGTCGACGACGACGCCTCGATCGGCTTGCCGGCGGCCAGGTTCGTGCCACCGGGATCACCCGGATCGCCGGGGCCGCCGCCCGCCCCGTAGATCTCGAACTCGGCGACCTGGGCGGCGGGCCAGCCGGTGTTGCCGGTGACGTGCACCCGTACGTACCGCACGCTGGCCGCGGCGAAGTCGACGGTGACGGTGTTGGTGGAGGCCGGGTCGAACACCCGACCGGCCGACGCGGAGAGCGTGCCGAAGCTGCTGCCGTCGGTGCTGCCCTGGACGGAGAGGGTCTGCGTCCGGGTGCCCCAGTCGGTCGGGGGCAGCTTCAGCTTCACCTGGTCGACGCTGACGCTGCCGCCCAGGTCGATCTGGATCCACTGCGGGAACGCGTGGGACGGGCTCTCCCAGTAGGTGTGTTGGTTGCCGTCGTTGACGTTGGCCGCGACGTAGGGGCCGTTGGCCCCGCTCGCCGCGGCCGGTCGGCCGGCGGCCAGGTTGGGCCCGCCGGCCGCGAGCGCCGGGGTGGGCGCGAGGGCCGCGCCGCCGAGCAGCGCGACCGCGAGGAAGCCGCCGACCAGCAGTCTGCGGAGTCGGGTACGTGTCATGACGTCCTTCCTGGAGCACGACAGAGGTCCGGGCCAGCGGCGACAAGCGGGCCCGGGCACCGGGCGGCGCACCGTACGCTGCGCTGCGTGGGAGCTGGGCGGGCTGCGTCGGCGGTGAGGCCCGTTCCGCGACGGTGTGACTCACGCTTATTACGACGGTTGGCGCAGAGATTGCGCCCTTCCGTCGACTTCTTTCAGCACGATGGGTCTCAATGTTTCAGACCGAATACGGATTCGTCAATGGTCGAGGTCGTGCGGCCCGTGGTCCGCGCGGGCTGCGGGGCGGCTCCGGCGGTCGGCGGCGGTCGGCCGGGCGTTGACGTGAGACGTCAGCGGGCAGCTCTTTCTTGCAGGAAGGGTGCAGTACCATCACGGCGTGACGAAGCGACTGACCGAGGTGGCGAAGAAGGCCGGCGTCAGCGAGGCCACCGTCAGCCGGGTGCTCAACAGTCGCGGCGGCGTCTCCGAGGCAACCCGCACCGCGGTGCTCACGGCACTGGACGTGCTGGGCTACGAGCGGCCGACCAAGCTGCGCGGGGAACGGGCCCGCCTGGTCGGGCTGGTGCTCCCGGAGTTGCAGAATCCGATCTTCCCGGCGCTGGCCGAGGTGGTCACCGGTTCGCTGGCCCAACGCGGCTACACCCCCGCGCTCTGCGCCCGGACGATCGGCGGCATCTCCGAGGCGGACTACGTCGAGATGCTCCTCGACCACCAGGTCTCCGGCGTCGTCTTCGCCGGCGGTTCGTACGCGCTGGCCGACGCGTCGCACGACCACTACCGGCGGCTGACCGACCGGGGGCTGCCGGTGGTGCTGGTCAACGCCGGGGTGGACACGCTCGACTTCCCCCGGGTCTCCACCGACGACGCGGTCGCGGTGGAGCAGGCGTACGGGCACCTGCGGTCGCTCGGGCACGGTCGGATCGGCATGGTGCTGGGCCCCGAGGGGCACGTGCCGTCCCGGCGCAAGTTGGACGCGATGGTCCGGGCGGCGGGCTGGGCGGACGACACGGACTGCGTCGAGCGCTCCAGTTTCTCCATGGAGGGGGCGCGGGTCGCCGCGGCCCGGCTGATCGAGCGTGGCGTGACCGGCATCGTCTGCGCCAGCGACGTGCTGGCCCTGGGCGCGATCCGGGCCGCCCGGCGACTGGGCCGGGCGGTGCCGACCGACGTGTCGGTGGTGGGTTTCGACGACTCCGCGTTCATGACCTGCACCGACCCGCCGTTGACCACGGTGCGGCAGCCGATCGAGACGATGGGGCAGGCCGCGGTGGACCTGCTGGTCACCCAGATCGAGGGAGCCGGAGTGCTCCACGACGAGCTGCTCTTCGAGCCCGAGCTGGTGGTGCGCGGCTCCACCGCCCCCGCCCCGGGGCGCTGACCCGCCCCACCCGCCCCACCCGCTGACCCGCCCCACCCGCTCACCCGGACCGTCCGCTCACTCTGGACGGTCCCGGGTCGCCGACCCGTGCCCGTGCGGGTGCCCCGGCCGCTGATCCCCTGCCCGGTGGCCCGCAGAGCCCTGTTCCCCGGACGTCCGGCAAGATCATGTCGCCATCTGTTGAGCAGAAGTCGTGTCCTTTCAGGGCGTGGTCGAAACCTTGCCGCCATCGGTCCGTCTCGTTACAGTGTCCCCACTCACACCTGACACCACGCAGCTCCACGGCCCGGTCACCTGCGCACGGGGATCGCCGGCACGGCACCACCACGTGACGATCCCGCGGATCGGCGGTGGCCATGGAGTCTCACGTTCCCGAAGGGATGGACGGATGTCCGTACCGCAGTACCGGAGGGTCGCGGCGATGGCGCTCGCGGCTGGCCTCGGGCTCGGCCTGACGGCCTGTTCCACCAAGAGCGACGACGGCGGCACGACCGCAGCCGGCAAGGTCACCATCACCGTCGACTGCCAGCCGGTCGGCTCGCAGAAGGAGCTGCTGGCGAACTGGAACGACGACGTCGCCGAGTTCCAGCGGCAGAACCCGGACATCGTCGTCAAGAGCGTCAGCGTCGGCGAGCAGTGCAACAACCCGCCGGACTTCACCGCCCGCCTCGCCGGCGGCACCGTCACCGATGTCTTCTACGGGTACATGACCGATCTCCAGCAGGTGCTCGACTCCGGTCAGGCGATGGACGTCACCGAGCTCGTCACCAAGGAAACCGTCCCGACCTGGGACAGCGTCGACCCGGCGCTGAAGGAGGCGTTCAGCGACGGCGGCAAGCTCTACGCCGTCCCGGTGAAGAACTACTCGATGGGCCTGGTCTACAACAAGGTCCTGTTCCAGCAGGCGGGCCTCGACGTGAACAACCCGCCCAGGACCTGGCCCGAGGTGCGGGCCGCCGCCAAGAAGATCGCCGCGCTCGGCAACGGCATCGCCGGCTACGCCGAGTACAGCGCCGGCAACACCGGCGGCTGGCACTTCACCTCCCTGCTCTACTCCCAGGGCGGCCAGATCCTCACTCCCGACGGCAAGAAGGCCGACTTCAACAACGCGCTGGGCAAGCAGGTTCTCCAGAACCTCAAGGACATGCGGTACGGCGACAACAGCATGGGCGCCCGCCAACTGCTCCAGTGGGGCGACCTGTTGACCAACGCCGGAGCCGGCAAGGTCGGCATGTTCGTCGGCGCGCCGGACGCCACCCAGGCGATCGTCAGCCAGTTCCAGGGCAGGTTCCAGGACTGGGCGATGGGCCCGCTGCCCGGCCAGGACGGGCAGGCGTTGGGGACCCTCGGCGGCGGCGAGGGCTACTTCTTCAAGAAGGGCCTCACTCCCGAGCAGGTCGAGGCCGGTCTGAAGTGGATCGCGTACCAGAAGCTGACACCCGGCAAGGGCCAGTTCGACTACGTCCGGGCCAAGCCGCAGAACTACCCGGTCGGTCTGCCCCAGCCGCTGCTGTTCAGCAACGGGAGCGACGCGCAGAAGCAGGAACTCGCGCTGCGCAAGGCGAACGCCAACGTGGACACCGCGAACTTCGCGGCCTTCGAAACCAACCCGGTCCCGATCAAGGGTGAGCCGCGCAACGCGCAGGCGATCTACGCGGTGCTCGACGCCGCCATGTCCGGGGTCCTGACGAACCCGAACGCGAACATCGACGCGCTGCTCAAGACGGCCGAGGACAAGGTCAACCAGTTGCTCGCCACCCAGAGCTGACCCGTCCGGTGGGGGCCGGCGCCCCGGCCCCCACCCCGTCCGCGCCGCACCGTCCGGTCACCGAAACCCACCAGGAGTTGCCTTGGCGATCACCACCGCCCCGGGGATCACGAGAAAGCCGGGTCGCCCCGCGCCGCCGTACCCGCCCGGGCCCCGGCGGGCCAGCCTCGGCCGCAGGGTACGGGACAACCTCACCGGGCACGCCTTCCTGATCGGCGCGGTGACCTGCTTCGCGTTCTTCTCCTGGTACCCGATGGTCCGTGGCGTGGTGATGAGCTTCCAGCGCACCCGGCGCGGG
This genomic window contains:
- a CDS encoding discoidin domain-containing protein, which produces MGLTRRTLIGAVAAGTALAAVPPRDLLPGGTASAAAASPPGDVVGKITVGYQGWFSCPGDSAPIGGWWHWGRDRFQPPSPNNTTIVSWPDMREYPHGYATAYPALGNGQPAQLFSSYDQQTVDTHFRWMRDHGCDTAALQRFNPVGDEGPTRDAMTVKVRDAAERHGRRFYIMYDVTGWTSMQSQIKEDWTTKMSAHTASPAYARQNGKPAVCIWGFGFNDDGRPFAPAPCLDVVQWFKAQGCYVIGGVPTYWRQGINDSRPGFSEVYHAFHMLSPWMVGRTGTLDGLDWFHTNVNVPDLADCAAHGIDYQPCVMPGDLSSGHRRHGDFYWRHLYNMVRLGAQGLYVSMFDEYNEGNQIAKTSETQATTPAGVGIRSLDEDGTFCSADYYLRITADGGRMLKGQLALTAVRPTPPVVGTPPPPGGNLAAGRPTSASSQNGPFTAGNAVDGDRSSYWESTNGVFPQWWQVDLGAAHPVSRLVLALPDGWGARIQTLSVQGSTDGATFTTLVAATAVRFDPGTGNTATVTVPTTTARHVRVTVTGNTGWPSAQLAQVEVYATTAPPPPATDLARGRPTATSSHTQGYVGGNVVDGDAHSYWESVGGTFPQWVQVDLGSASPVGRVVLGLPPSAAWATRTQTLSIQGSTDGTTWQTIVAPAGRVFDPATGNQVTVSFAATSRRYVRVHITGNTGWPAGQLSRLEVYAA
- a CDS encoding NAD(P)/FAD-dependent oxidoreductase — protein: MKVLVIGGGPAGSTAATAMAQAGLDVRLIESAHFPRYHVGESLTPSCRVVLDAIGLSKIVDDYGFVKKNGGVIHWDDDQWAFDWHEQSGVQSWQVDRSEFDTLLLEHARQNGVAVTTGVTGRSVRFADGRPVAVECSPEDGESFTIDDFDFLIDATGRNGLLSARHFGNRESLSNLRNVGIWGYWTGASLLPDTPTGGINIISSPEGWYWVIPLAGGRMSIGYVTTKDAFARDRHEHPSSDELYRHLIAASPTVAGLTAGAAFIGSTRVETDYSYIADQFCGPGYAIVGDAACFLDPLLSTGVHLALYSALTAAACLASVDRGEVSETEALRFFEFAYRRAYMRLFALVSIMYERYLGKDGFFLTSDRLIGDEQPAQAEEGVSSRSFAEIIGGLSDLREAANSSTRVITDQLREEAVRVQMRAVRAPDSTGPDFTPVRGNPLSDAESADYRLVTSPQLGLERVREPRP
- a CDS encoding CARDB domain-containing protein, producing the protein MTRTRLRRLLVGGFLAVALLGGAALAPTPALAAGGPNLAAGRPAAASGANGPYVAANVNDGNQHTYWESPSHAFPQWIQIDLGGSVSVDQVKLKLPPTDWGTRTQTLSVQGSTDGSSFGTLSASAGRVFDPASTNTVTVDFAAASVRYVRVHVTGNTGWPAAQVAEFEIYGAGGGPGDPGDPGGTNLAAGKPIEASSSTFSFVAANANDSSPTSYWESAGFPATLTVKLGAGADLTAVVIKLNPDPAWGPRTQNLEVLGRTDTAGGFTSLKAAAAYSFSPSGNQNTVTIPVTGRVADLQLRFLGNTGAPGGQVADLQVRGTWAPNPDLVVTTASWTPATPSEATPVTLSATVRNAGTAVAGATKVDFRLGGTVVGSAPVGALAAGASATVTATIGTQPMGSYRVSAVVDPANTVAEQNNDNNTFTASTDLVVTQAPGPDLQVVDISSTPSNPPVGAAVTFTVAVRNRGITGTTASSVTRLVVGGTTLTGTTATVAAGATVTVAISGTWTATAGGAILTATADATNVVAETNESNNSFTRSIVVGRGAATPWVEYEAEAARYQGTLIEADPLRTFGHTNFGTESSGRKSVRLTSTGQFVEFTSTNPANSIVVRNSIPDAPNGGGITASLSLYVNDTFVQKVTLSSRHSWLYGTTDDTESLTNTPQADARRLFDESHALLAQSYPAGTRFRLQRDAADTAAFYIIDLIDLEQVAPPASKPAECTSITSYGAVPNDGLDDTAAIQRAVTDDQNGVIGCVWIPAGQWRQEQKILSPDPTRGQYNQQGIRNVTIRGAGMWHSQLYTLTEPQNVVGNINHPHEGNVGFDIDDNTQISDLAIFGMTTNRAHRGHGINGRLGRNTKISNVWIEHVNVGAWVGRDYSDTPAYWNPGDGLEFSGMRIRNTYADGINFSNGTRNSRVFNSSFRTTGDDALAVWANPRVKDPSVDVAHDNHFVNNTVQLPWRANGIAIYGGYGNTIENNLIYDTMNYPGIMLATDHSPLPFSGTTLIANNALHRCGGVFWNEDQEFGAITLFPAGSDITGVTIRDTEIHDSTYDGIQFKTGGGNMPNVAITNVKIDKSNHGAGILAMAGARGNARLTNVTITNSADGHIVTQPGSSFSITGG
- a CDS encoding ABC transporter substrate-binding protein, coding for MSVPQYRRVAAMALAAGLGLGLTACSTKSDDGGTTAAGKVTITVDCQPVGSQKELLANWNDDVAEFQRQNPDIVVKSVSVGEQCNNPPDFTARLAGGTVTDVFYGYMTDLQQVLDSGQAMDVTELVTKETVPTWDSVDPALKEAFSDGGKLYAVPVKNYSMGLVYNKVLFQQAGLDVNNPPRTWPEVRAAAKKIAALGNGIAGYAEYSAGNTGGWHFTSLLYSQGGQILTPDGKKADFNNALGKQVLQNLKDMRYGDNSMGARQLLQWGDLLTNAGAGKVGMFVGAPDATQAIVSQFQGRFQDWAMGPLPGQDGQALGTLGGGEGYFFKKGLTPEQVEAGLKWIAYQKLTPGKGQFDYVRAKPQNYPVGLPQPLLFSNGSDAQKQELALRKANANVDTANFAAFETNPVPIKGEPRNAQAIYAVLDAAMSGVLTNPNANIDALLKTAEDKVNQLLATQS
- a CDS encoding LacI family DNA-binding transcriptional regulator codes for the protein MTKRLTEVAKKAGVSEATVSRVLNSRGGVSEATRTAVLTALDVLGYERPTKLRGERARLVGLVLPELQNPIFPALAEVVTGSLAQRGYTPALCARTIGGISEADYVEMLLDHQVSGVVFAGGSYALADASHDHYRRLTDRGLPVVLVNAGVDTLDFPRVSTDDAVAVEQAYGHLRSLGHGRIGMVLGPEGHVPSRRKLDAMVRAAGWADDTDCVERSSFSMEGARVAAARLIERGVTGIVCASDVLALGAIRAARRLGRAVPTDVSVVGFDDSAFMTCTDPPLTTVRQPIETMGQAAVDLLVTQIEGAGVLHDELLFEPELVVRGSTAPAPGR